In a genomic window of Chaetodon auriga isolate fChaAug3 chromosome 1, fChaAug3.hap1, whole genome shotgun sequence:
- the LOC143322449 gene encoding malignant fibrous histiocytoma-amplified sequence 1 homolog, which produces MASGNGNIWEEWDLSGQKIKSLPQDLQTHATSVDLQRNKLKRVTGISRFTHLMELNLSRNKIMEFSQEMHNLHTLQTLYINQNNIRSIPEGIFPHLRRLKLLNISANRLAKLPSDINQCTSITHLDLSKNCLQSIQPLVGLPNLRELFVEKNQLTELPSQLFQNGSCELTVCKAMGNPLRCPPEEVCAGGVMDILSYFRQMEENPNTCSAWTVKTMFLGCSMAGKSTLCRSLREGKPVAVAVEDRTDGIEISQLYAQEVRFLFWDFAGQEEYYLTHHVFITPRALVILTVDLSSYSIVDPHSFKDQLCFWINNIQLRVPDSVVLLVGTHCDQCRDQEEVMEKKKDIEEKVKTMLANRRMVLQHQKKNLEENEDLFLFTDQLDELDSLLEYNLKVLDLITIDCTRTEDIAKLRSHILTCIQSDREFLCSESILPKSYEEVEQAIHTLVALEEVPQHGIILLNELSDLILNHVKLSKESLHSILRFLLRYLHRIGVIIWYEDISTLSDRVFIQPSFLISMFKTIVRHDLVQQLEGISRDLLMQEGALVKQRFTWVDDLRCKGILHNAAMRILVRRELEKVVEDDDDLVREVVGTKREEGIILTLLQHFEVCLPALVRNPLNPQAAEFIPGEKQWESARKAKRDPDGACLFPIYLKDDLIVCHKWGEDKQDDLSVHVYFLPEIPHGFFHRVIITTCSLYQTHWVGRQQCLLCCGNRLALVRQRNKDGDPFIEIRCRRPEKDEEFRQLWDLILAVMSKLFVLSRQWPGLTQQVHTPCPEKGCPHYFTWRDLQELNNTDFYNLVKEEKLVCQGGHTRRTELIFPKAKCLPKAKSCSACINMDM; this is translated from the exons ATGGCCTCTGGAAATG GAAACATTTGGGAGGAGTGGGACCTGTCAGGACAGAAAATTAAGTCCCTTCCCCAGGATCTTCAGACACATGCTACAAGTGTGGATTTACAGAGGAACAAACTGAAACGGGTCACCGGTATCTCCCGATTCACCCACCTCATGGAGCTTAATCTCTCCAGGAACAAGATAATGGAGTTTTCTCAGGAAATGCACAACCTGCACACACTACAGACACTCTACATTAACCAGAACAACATCAGATCCATTCCAGAGGGAATCTTCCCACATCTTAGGAGGTTAAAGTTGTTAAATATCAGTGCCAATCGCTTGGCCAAGCTTCCTTCAGATATAAACCAGTGCACCAGTATCACTCACCTGGACCTTTCCAAGAACTGCCTGCAAAGCATCCAACCATTAGTTGGTCTTCCAAATTTGAGAGAGCTGTTTGTTGAGAAGAATCAACTGACCGAGCTCCCGTCCCAGCTGTTCCAGAATGGCAGCTGTGAGCTGACAGTGTGCAAGGCGATGGGGAACCCGCTGAGGTGCCCACCAGAGGAGGTCTGTGCTGGAGGGGTCATGGACATCCTCAGCTACTTCCGCCAAATGGAGGAGAACCCAAACACATGCAGTGCCTGGACAGTGAAGACCATGTTCCTGGGCTGCTCCATGGCAGGGAAGTCCACACTCTGCCGCAGCCTGAGGGAAGGGAAACCTGTGGCCGTGGCAGTGGAGGACCGGACTGACGGAATTGAAATCAGTCAACTCTACGCACAGGAAGTCCGCTTCCTTTTCTGGGACTTTGCAGGGCAGGAGGAGTACTACCTGACACACCATGTCTTCATCACACCACGAGCCCTTGTCATCCTTACCGTTGATTTATCCAG CTACAGCATTGTAGACCCACATTCTTTCAAAGACCAACTGTGCTTCTGGATAAACAACATACAGTTGCGTGTGCCAGACTCTGTGGTCCTGTTGGTGGGAACACACTGCGACCAGTGCAGAGaccaggaggaggtgatggagaagaagaaagacataGAGGAAAAGGTCAAAACCATGTTGGCAAACAGGAGGATGGTTTTACAACACCAGAAGAAAAATCTGGAAGAAAACGAAGACCTCTTTCTCTTTACAGACCAGCTGGATGAGCTGGACTCTCTTCTGGAATACAATCTGAAG GTTCTGGATCTCATAACCATTGATTGCACAAGAACAGAGGATATTGCAAAACTCAGGAGTCATATTTTGACATGCattcagtcagacagagagtTTCTTTGTTCGGAGAGCATCTTACCCAAAAGTTATGAAGAAGTCGAGCAAGCCATTCATACACTTGTTGCACTAGAAGAAGTTCCCCAACATG GTATTATTCTACTTAATGAACTGAGCGATTTAATTCTAAACCATGTTAAACTGAGCAAAGAGAGTCTCCACTCCATCTTGCGGTTCCTCTTGCGATACCTGCATCGAATTGGTGTGATCATTTGGTACGAAGATATCAGTACACTCAGCGACAGAGTGTTCATCCAGCCTTCATTCCTCATCTCAATGTTCAag ACCATTGTGAGGCATGACCtggtgcagcagctggaggggaTCTCCAGAGACCTTCTCATGCAGGAGGGGGCTCTGGTGAAACAGAGGTTCACCTGGGTGGATGACTTGAGGTGCAAAGGTATCCTACACAACGCAGCAATGCGCATTTTGGTGCGCAGAGAGTTAGAGAAAGTGGTCGAGGATGATGATGACTTGGTCAGAGAGGTGGTGGGAACCAAAAGGGAGGAAGGCATAATCCTCACCCTGTTGCAGCATTTTGAGGTCTGCCTCCCAGCTCTTGTCAGAAATCCACTGAACCCGCAAGCAGCAGAGTTCATCCCTGGCGAGAAACAGTGGGAGTCAGCCAGGAAAGCCAAAAGAGATCCAGATGGAGCCTGCCTCTTCCCCATCTACCTGAAGGACGACCTCATAGTGTGCCACAAGTGGGGTGAGGACAAACAAGATGACCTCAGTGTTCATGTGTACTTCCTTCCAGAGATTCCTCATGGCTTCTTCCACAG AGTAATCATCACGACGTGCTCCCTGTACCAGACGCACTGGGTGGGGAGACAGcagtgtctcctctgctgtgggaACAGACTGGCTCTGGTGAGACAGAGGAACAAAGATGGAGATCCGTTCATAGAGATACGCTGCAGGAGACCTGAGAAGGACGAGG AGTTCCGCCAGTTGTGGGATCTGATCTTGGCGGTGATGTCCAAGTTGTTTGTGCTGTCCAGGCAGTGGCCAGGCCTGACTCAGCAGGTGCACACACCCTGTCCAGAGAAAGGCTGTCCACATTACTTCACCTGGAGGGACTTGCAGGAGCTCAACAACACCGACTTCTACAACCT cgtgaaggaggagaaattaGTTTGCCAGGGAGGCCATACACGACGGACAGAGCTGATTTTTCCAAAAGCTAAATGCTTGCCAAAAGCCAAAAGCTGCAGTGCCTGCATCAATATGGACATGTAA
- the LOC143324390 gene encoding guanylyl cyclase-activating protein 2-like — protein sequence MGQNQQIQAHEEELELTSIQDLYKSFIMECPSGSLYLHEFKRMFGVQNGTPEAQYMDSIFRAFDMNHDNTMDFIEYVAAINLVLRGKLEDKLRWSFKVFDSDSNGRLDKDELRKIVTIIYKIKKGSASSEMGTENLTAQQVCERIFEVVDVNSDGHITLDEFIEGAQKSEWLQSFLRLDINPSRWVQRYLCDRKLMSPKDS from the exons ATGGGGCAGAATCAGCAAATACAAGCACATGAAGAAGAACTGGAGTTAACCAGCATCCAGGACCTCTACAAGTCATTCATCATGGAGTGCCCGAGTGGATCTTTGTACCTGCACGAGTTCAAGAGGATGTTTGGAGTACAGAACGGGACACCTGAAGCGCAGTACATGGACAGCATCTTCCGagcatttgacatgaatcat gacaACACAATGGATTTTATAGAGTACGTGGCTGCAATTAATCTGGTTCTGCGTGGAAAACTCGAGGATAAACTGCGGTGGTCGTTCAAAGTGTTTGACAGCGACAGCAACGGCCGTCTAGACAAAGATGAACTACGGAAGATTGTTACG ATAATCTACAAGATAAAGAAAGGTTCAGCGTCTTCTGAAATGGGAACAGAAAACCTCACTGCTCAGCAGGTGTGTGAGCGCATCTTTGAAGTGGTCGATGTGAACAGTGATG gtcaTATTACACTGGATGAGTTCATCGAGGGGGCTCAGAAGAGTGAATGGCTGCAGAGCTTCCTGCGACTTGATATCAATCCCAGCAGATGGGTCCAAAGGTACCTGTGTGACAGGAAACTCATGAGTCCCAAAGATTCCTGA